GGTGATCGGCCCGCAGAAGGCGCTTGGTGGTCCGGCGGGCGTCTCCGCGCTCTCGGTCAGCCGGCGCGCCTGGGACCTCATTCTGAGCGATGGCGCGCCGCGCGATTCGATCCTGTCGCTGGCCGATCTGAAATCATGGATCGACGGTGACCGGCGGGCTCTGCCGGGAACGCCGGCGCCGTTGGAATTCTTCGCGCTCGAGACCGCACTCGACCGCATCGAGGCCGAAGGTCTGGAGAATGTCATCGCCCGCCATGCGCTGGCAGCATCGGCGACACGGGCGGGGCTTGCAGCGCTCGGCATGGGGGTCTGGGCGCCGGTAGCCAATGCTTCGAGCCTGGTGACGGCGGTGCCGGTGCCGAAGGCACTGGCGCCTGATGCGCTAATCGCCACCGCGGGGCGACTGGGGGTGGAGCTGACCGAAGGTGTTGGAACTGCGCCGGCCCACCTCCTGCGGCTGAACCATACGGGTCCGCGCGCCGCATTCCAGACTGTGCTGTCGAATGTCGTGGCCTATGGCGCGGCCCTCAGGCAGGCCGGCCATCCCTGCGATATCGCCGCCGCTGCGGAGGCAATATCTACGGCCTACAGCCCCTGAAAGCCGTATCCGGCCCTTGATAATCACGGCTCGTCGAGGCAGGAGAGTAGCATCGCGGAGATTTGTGCAGATGACGAGATTGCTGGATGCGCAGGGCCTGGAGATTTCGCATGAGGGACATCGCACCCGCCTGAAATGGCACCGGCTGCGCAAACGCTTTGCCGATCCGCTGTTCTCAGCCGAAGTGATGGCAGAGGGATTTGCAGTAGGCGCGTCGATGGAACTCGATCTGCGGGTGCGCGCCGATGGCGGCTTCGTCGTGCTGCACGACGAAGATCTCGAAGGCGAAACGACAGGATTTGGGCCGATCGCCAAAAAGAGCCTCGGCGACCTCCGGAATATCAGGATGCAGGAGGGCGGCCGGCCGCTGATCCTGAGCGAGGATCTTGCCGCCATGATGCAATCGACGCATCCGGCCGCATTGCTGCAATTCGACATGAAGGACGATTTTGAGGCGATCGGAGCGAGGGGCATCGAGCACCTTGCCGCGCATTTCCGCGATATCGCCGCCTCGGTGATCGTCAGCGGCGGCAGTCTCGACCTCATCGTCGCGGTCAAGGAGAAGCTTCCGCATCTCCTGCGCGGCATCGATCCCACAGACAAGCTCTACGATATCAGGAAGGTCAGCGGCTGGAAGGCGGTCGAGACAGATTTGCGTGCCGACCTGCGCGGCCCGACCGAACCGGACACCGTCTATCTCCACTGGCCGCTGGTCCTTGGTGCCGCAAAAGATGGTCTCGACATGATCGGGCTCTGCCAGGACGAAGGCAAACGGGTCGACGCCTGGACCTTTACTCTTAAGGATCCGGAGGCCGGTTTCAGCGAAGAGGAATGGAAAAACTTCCAGGCGCTGATGGCCCTGAAGCCGGATCAGATCACCACAGACGAGGCGCCGGCAACCGAACGCGCCTGGCGCCAACGCATGGCGGATTAACCGTTGGGCGTGAGCCCCTCGATGTCGAGGATGAAGGCGAATTCGCCGGCGAGCCCCGGCGCGTGGGCGATGACCGGCCCGCCATCGGCAAGCAACCTGTCGACATCTGGCATTGCCACCATCGCGCCGGCCTCTTCGGCGATCAGCGCGCCGGCGAGCATGTCCCAGGCGTTGAGGTGGCGTTCGTAATAGAGATCGGCAGCACCCTCGGCGACGCGAACGAGGTCGATCGCCGCCGCGCCTGTGCGGCGATAGTCCATGCCGCGTTCGTGGAGCCGTTTGGAGAGCGCAAGATGGTCGTCAAAACTCGTCTTGCGGGAGTGGCCGAGAATGACGAGCGCGTTGGCCGGATCGGCCGTCGCTGCGGCATGGACAGGAATTCCGTCCTTGAAGGCGCCACCGCCGCGGACGGCGTGAAAAACCTTGTCCTCGGTGGCATCGTAGACGACGCCGATCTCGACCCTGCCGCCGGCGACGAAGGCGATCGAGACGGCCCAATGGCGGAAGCCCCTGATATAATTGGTCGTGCCGTCGATCGGATCGACGACCCAGGTGCCGCCCTCGCCCGATCGCCCGCCACTCTCTTCGCCCATGAACGTATCGCCCGGAAAGCGTGAGAGCAGCCCGTCGCGGATCGCCTGTTCGGCCTTCCTGTCGGCGATGGTGACGAAATCCTGCAATCCCTTGTTCTCGACGGCCAGCGTGCCGGAGTTCGAGTCGCGCCGAAACCGGGCCGCTTCCCGTCCGACTTCGAGGGCGACGGTGATCGCGACCTCTGCCCGGGTGCGAATGGCGGCGGCGTCGAATGCGGAATTCATCAGGCAGTCCTTCTTCGTATGAAAGTCACCGGCGTGAATTCGACGCGCGCCGTCAAATCCGGTTCAGCCATCCGGCTGATCAGCAGGTCGACCGTCTGTTCGGCCTGGAGGTCGCAGGGTTGGCGGATGGTCGTGAGGTCGTAGGCGGCCCAGCTTGCCTGGGGAATGTCGTCGTGACCGATGATGGAGAGCGGCGGTGCATCATCCCGGCCGCGGCCCTGCATGACACGGTCGACGACGCCGCAGGCCATGTAGTCATTGGCGCAGAACAAACCGTCGATGCCGGATGCGGCGAGTTCGGCGGCGGCATCATAGCCGCTCTTGTAGTCATTGACCCTGAGCTGCAGGAACTGCGCCTCGGCCCCGAGCTGCTTGCAGCGCGCAAGGAACGCCTCGCTGCGCCGCCGCGCCGTATAGGATATGGCAGGAGCCGCCATGGCGGCGGGCCTTTGCACACCGCTGCCGATCAGATGATTGGCGGCGAGATCGCCGGCCATGCGATCGTCGGAGATGATGCGGTCGACGAAAGGGATATCGTTGCCCTTGTTGATCAGCACGATCGGCACGCCCTCGGCTGCACATTGTTCGCAGATCTCGGTCGGCGGCGCGTCCGAGGTGACGATGACGCCGGAGACGGCGTAATGCAGCAGCTGGCCGATGACCGTCGAGGTATCCGCCTCCTGCGAGGTCGGCAGCAGGATGGGGCGGAAATTGCGGGCGATAAGCACTCTCGCCAGGTTTTCGATCTGCAGCGTGCGGAACGGATTGTCGAGGCCGGCGGCAACGACGCCGACGAGATCGGAACGTTTGTTGGTGAGGCTTCTGGCAAGATAGTTCACCCGGTAGCCGAGATCCTTGGCGGCCTGGAAGACCTTTTCGCGCGTCTTCGGCGAGACGCTGGCATCCGGCGTGAAGGCGCGCGACACGGCGGCGCGCGAGACACCGGCCACACGCGCCACGTCGAAGGAGGTTACCTTGCGTGGTCCCTTATCCCTGTCTGCCAACTGCTTTTTCCTCAACTGCCGATGGCCGCATCAGATCGGGCAGATCCGTGCAGATGCCAAGAACCGGAAGTTTCATGATGTCATTGAGAATGGTCCGCCGCTCCTCGTGCCAGAGCACGATCTCGCGGCCCCCCTCGAAGGCGCGATGCATCAGCGCTTCGGTCACCAGATCCTGCGGCCTTTCACCTGCCCTCTCCCAGCAGAGATGCAGGATATCGGCGCCGGCCTCGTCGCCGAGCGCATGTGGATCGTGGCCGACCCGGATCAGTACCGAAAGCGGGAAGTCGCAGGCCGCGGCGCGGAGTTCGCGCACCTGCGCCGTATCGAAGGAGCCGAGGCAGGCAAAACGCTGGTTCGTCTCGGCAAGATGCCGCCAGCAGAGCAGGCCGGTCCCGGGCGCCTTAAGCTCGACATAGAGACCGGTTCCGGTCTCGCGGCCGAGTGCGGCCACTTCCGAAAAGCTCGGCACATCGACACCGTCGAGGGCTGCGAGTTCCGCCGCCGTCATTTCGGAAATGCGGCGGTCAATGCCGAAGACACGCTCAAGATGGTCGTCATGCGAGACGACGACGACGCCGTCCCGGGTCAGCTGCGTGTCGAGCTCCCACATCTCAGCGCCGAGTTCGGCGGCGCGGCGGAAGGCAGCGATCGTGTTCTCGCGTTCATGGCCGCTGGCGCCGCGATGGCCGATGCAGAAGGGAAGCCGGCCCTTTCCCGATGGCCAGCCGTAACGCTCGAAGAATGCTCGGAAATCACGGGTCATCAGAGCCTCCTGCCATGTTCGTCGAAGACGAAGACACCGCGGCTGTCGATCGCCCAGCGGACATCGTCGCCGACATGGATGTCGCTGCGCACCGGCTGGATCGAGCGCAGCAGCGGCCCGCCGGCAAGCGCCACGTCGTAGAGGTTCTCGCGCCCTTGCGTTTCGGCGAAGGTGACCTTGCCGGAGACGGCGACGTCGCCTGCCGGCGTGAAATGCTCCGGCCGGACGCCAAGCATCAGCTTCGTACCCTCGGCGGCACCGACGGAGCCTGGCAAGGGCACGCGGATTTCGCTTTCCGGAATTGCGAAGACGCCCTTGTCGACGACGCCGCGCAGGAAGGTGATCGGCGGATTGCCGAGGAAGCCGGCGACGAAGGCGGTTTTCGGATCATTGTACATCTCGGCCGGCGTGGCGATCTGGACGATCTCGCCTTCCTTCATGATGGCGATGCGGTCGCACATGCTCATCGCTTCCACCTGATCGTGGGTAACGAGAATGGCGGTAATGCCGGTCTCGCGCTGCAGGCGGCGGATCTCCGAGCGCATTTCGAGACGCAGCTTGGCGTCGAGATTGGCGAGCGGCTCGTCGAGCAGCAGCACATCGGGCTTGCGGATCAGCGCGCGCGCCAGCGCCACGCGCTGCTGCTGGCCGCCAGAAAGCTGCGCCGGACGGCGTTCCATGAGATTGCTGATATGAACAAGCTCGGAAATGCGCTCGACCTCCTTGCGGATTTCGGCGGCGTTGACGCCCTTCACCTTCAGGGGGAAACCGATGTTCTCGGCAACCGTCATATGCGGGTAGAGCGCATAGGACTGGAAGACGACGCCGACATTGCGGGCCTGGCTCGGCAGGTCCGTAACGTCCCGGTCGCCGAAGAGGATGCGTCCGCTGGTCGGCCGGTGAATGCCGCAGACCGAAAAAAGTGTCGTCGATTTGCCGCAGCCGGAAGGGCCGAGCAGCGCCAGCATCTCGCCGTCGCCGACTTCGAGCTGCATGTTTTCGATGACCTTGGTGGAGCCGAAGCTCTTCGAGAAATTGTCGAGGAGGATGCGCATCAGCCTTTGCTCCCGCCGCCGTAGATGTTCATGAGATATTTGTTGAAGAGTGCGTAAGCAATCAGCACCGGAATGAGATAGAAGAGGCCGACCGCCTTGAACATATTGAAATCGTAATTGTTGTCGTCGGCGAGGAAGCCCGCGAGATAGACCGACAGCACCTGCACCTGATTGCCCGGCGCCAGCACCTGCGGCAGGATGAATTCGCCCCAGCCGGCGAGGAAAGAGAACAGCCCGAGCGCCATGATGCCGGGTTTGACCTGCGGCAGTACGAGGCTGCGCCAGACCCGAAACCGCGAGGCGCCGTCGACGACGCCCGCCATTTCGATTTCCCAGGGCACGGTGTCGTAAAAGCCCTTCATCAGCCAGATGCCGAGCGGCAGGTCGATCGCCGCCTTCACCAGGATGACGCCGATCAGCGAATTATAGAGGCCGACCATCTGCAGCACGATGAAGATGGCGATGATCAGCGTCACCGACGGGAAGGCGTGCAGCACCATGACGCCGGCAAGGAAAAAGCCGCGCGCCGGCACATTCAGCCGCGACAGCACGTAACCGGCCATCGACGAGACGATGAGCACCAGGCTGGTGGTGCAGGCCGAAAACAGCAGCGTATTCAGCGTCACCTGCCAGATATTCGCCTTGCCCGCCGTCGTCTGCCACAGGAAGCGCCAGTGATTAAGCGTCAAGCCGGAGGGCAGCAGCGCATCCGCCTGCTTCACCGTCACAGTGTCGAGAAAGAGATAGACATACATCAGCAGCAGCGGCAGGCTGACGATGGTCAGCGCCGTTATGACAGGCCAGCTGCGATAGTTCGCCGAGGGCTGCGAGCGTTCGGCCATGGTCAATCCTCGATCAGGGGCTTGGCGACAAGCGTGCCGTAGTTGAAGACGCGCAGATAGAGGAGCGACAGCGTCACGCCGATGACGACGAGCACCAGCGCCATGGCCGCGCCCAGCCCGTATTCGAGATTGCCGGCATAATTCCGGAGCGCCGTGTGATAGGCCGCGAGCGCCCAGACCTCGGTGGCGTTGCCAGGCCCGCCATTGGTGGCAAGCAGGATTTCATTGAACGACGCCAGCAGCGACAGCGTTTGGTAGCAGGTGACGAAGAGGATCGGCCAGCGCATCTGCGGCAGGATGATGTAGCGGATCTGCTGCCAGCGCGAGGCGCCGTCGACCTCGCTCGCATAGAACTGGCTCTTCGGAATGGCCTTCATCGCCGAGGAGAACACTAGCATGCCCATCGAGGCGCCGATGAAGCCGTTGATCAGCACGACGAAGAACCAGGCATTATAAGCGGTATCGAGCAGGTAGTTCTTCGGGAGGTAGCCGAACTTGCCCATCAGAATAGAAATGAAGCCGCTGTCCCAGGCGAGCCACTTCCACAGCAGGACGTAGATGACGACGGGCGTGATGCGCGGCAGGAGCCAGATGCCGCGAAAGATCGAGGCAGGCATCGGCGGCATATAATGTGTCCAGATGGCAAGCAGCAGGGCATAACCGACATTGAAGAGCGTCAGCACCAGCGCGACATAAAGCACGGTATTGAAAAGGACCCGCGCCATGTCGGGCGAACTGGCCATGCGTGAAAAATTCTCGGTCGTCCAGGTCCAGCCGGTATAGGTGGTCTTGGCGACGATTTCCTGCTGCTCCGGCGTCAGCTTGAAACCCAGACTGTCCAGCGCTGAAAAGAGCTGCTCTCTGCTGTCGAAGCGGGTGTTGAGGACGGAGCGGTTGAACTGTTCGGAGATCTGCTTGACCTCGCGTGTCGAAGGCCGGTCGGCGAGATCCTTGATCATCCGCTCGACATCGCGGCGTGCCGGGAAGACCTCGCCTGTATGTTTGGCGCGCAGTTCCGCGACAATTCCCGGCGCCATCCCGAGGCCCTCGACGGCGGTGAGGCCCGCCTCGTCGATCGTGTAGCGCGGTTCGGCCATCTCGGCGGCGATCTCGGGCATCGCCGATTTCAGCGCGATCAGGGAGTTGGGCGCGATCTGGTAGACGCCGCCGGAAATGCCGGTCGCCGTCGTCATGTTGGTCATCGAGAAGACCGCTGTCAGAACCACCGGCATCAGGAAGAACAGGATGATCATGACCGCCGCAGGCGCGATCATCACCAGTCCGAGCGTTCTGGACGATTTCATGGAAGGCCTCCTCGCGGAACCGACCGGGCGGCGGGGTTGCCGCCGCCCGGAGGCATGTTTCAGCGAATGACGATCTTGTCGCCGAGCGTGCTTTTCAGCTCGCTCTCGGCATCGCCGACGGCGGCGTCGACGGTCTTGGCGCCGGTCCAGGACGCTTCGAGGTTCTTCCACATGATGTTCCAGTATTTGCCGAAATCGGAATTGTTCGGCATCGCATTGGCATGCGGGAGCAGGCGCTCGGTGGCTTCGCGGGTCCAGCGGTCGGCCGAGTAGAAGTCGACGGTGGATTCCGACTTGGAGATGCCGAGATGGGCCGATTTGACCGCATGCAACGCGTTGGTGCGTGGCTCAGAGGCGATCTTGACCAGCTGGGCGGCGATCTCGGTATCTTCCTGGTCGTGACCTGCGGTCAAGAGGTAGACGAGCGGATGGGTCAGCGTGTTGGCCTTGCCGCCTTCGCCGGCGGGGATCAGCGTGAAGATTACATTGCCGAAGAAGTCCTTGAGGCCTTCCTGGTTGACGAGGCGGGCATAGTGCCAGGTGCCGCCGTCCCAGATGCCGGCCTTGCCGGTAGCGACTTCCTTCCACCACTGGTCGCCCGGCATGCCGATATGGTTCTTCTTGGTGACACCTGATTTCACGGCATCGGCGAAGAACTGATAGGTGCGGGTCATCGCGG
The sequence above is drawn from the Rhizobium leguminosarum genome and encodes:
- a CDS encoding carbohydrate ABC transporter permease; translated protein: MAERSQPSANYRSWPVITALTIVSLPLLLMYVYLFLDTVTVKQADALLPSGLTLNHWRFLWQTTAGKANIWQVTLNTLLFSACTTSLVLIVSSMAGYVLSRLNVPARGFFLAGVMVLHAFPSVTLIIAIFIVLQMVGLYNSLIGVILVKAAIDLPLGIWLMKGFYDTVPWEIEMAGVVDGASRFRVWRSLVLPQVKPGIMALGLFSFLAGWGEFILPQVLAPGNQVQVLSVYLAGFLADDNNYDFNMFKAVGLFYLIPVLIAYALFNKYLMNIYGGGSKG
- a CDS encoding ABC transporter ATP-binding protein, encoding MRILLDNFSKSFGSTKVIENMQLEVGDGEMLALLGPSGCGKSTTLFSVCGIHRPTSGRILFGDRDVTDLPSQARNVGVVFQSYALYPHMTVAENIGFPLKVKGVNAAEIRKEVERISELVHISNLMERRPAQLSGGQQQRVALARALIRKPDVLLLDEPLANLDAKLRLEMRSEIRRLQRETGITAILVTHDQVEAMSMCDRIAIMKEGEIVQIATPAEMYNDPKTAFVAGFLGNPPITFLRGVVDKGVFAIPESEIRVPLPGSVGAAEGTKLMLGVRPEHFTPAGDVAVSGKVTFAETQGRENLYDVALAGGPLLRSIQPVRSDIHVGDDVRWAIDSRGVFVFDEHGRRL
- a CDS encoding glycerophosphodiester phosphodiesterase, encoding MTRLLDAQGLEISHEGHRTRLKWHRLRKRFADPLFSAEVMAEGFAVGASMELDLRVRADGGFVVLHDEDLEGETTGFGPIAKKSLGDLRNIRMQEGGRPLILSEDLAAMMQSTHPAALLQFDMKDDFEAIGARGIEHLAAHFRDIAASVIVSGGSLDLIVAVKEKLPHLLRGIDPTDKLYDIRKVSGWKAVETDLRADLRGPTEPDTVYLHWPLVLGAAKDGLDMIGLCQDEGKRVDAWTFTLKDPEAGFSEEEWKNFQALMALKPDQITTDEAPATERAWRQRMAD
- a CDS encoding LacI family DNA-binding transcriptional regulator yields the protein MADRDKGPRKVTSFDVARVAGVSRAAVSRAFTPDASVSPKTREKVFQAAKDLGYRVNYLARSLTNKRSDLVGVVAAGLDNPFRTLQIENLARVLIARNFRPILLPTSQEADTSTVIGQLLHYAVSGVIVTSDAPPTEICEQCAAEGVPIVLINKGNDIPFVDRIISDDRMAGDLAANHLIGSGVQRPAAMAAPAISYTARRRSEAFLARCKQLGAEAQFLQLRVNDYKSGYDAAAELAASGIDGLFCANDYMACGVVDRVMQGRGRDDAPPLSIIGHDDIPQASWAAYDLTTIRQPCDLQAEQTVDLLISRMAEPDLTARVEFTPVTFIRRRTA
- a CDS encoding carbohydrate ABC transporter permease; translated protein: MKSSRTLGLVMIAPAAVMIILFFLMPVVLTAVFSMTNMTTATGISGGVYQIAPNSLIALKSAMPEIAAEMAEPRYTIDEAGLTAVEGLGMAPGIVAELRAKHTGEVFPARRDVERMIKDLADRPSTREVKQISEQFNRSVLNTRFDSREQLFSALDSLGFKLTPEQQEIVAKTTYTGWTWTTENFSRMASSPDMARVLFNTVLYVALVLTLFNVGYALLLAIWTHYMPPMPASIFRGIWLLPRITPVVIYVLLWKWLAWDSGFISILMGKFGYLPKNYLLDTAYNAWFFVVLINGFIGASMGMLVFSSAMKAIPKSQFYASEVDGASRWQQIRYIILPQMRWPILFVTCYQTLSLLASFNEILLATNGGPGNATEVWALAAYHTALRNYAGNLEYGLGAAMALVLVVIGVTLSLLYLRVFNYGTLVAKPLIED
- a CDS encoding inositol monophosphatase family protein — its product is MNSAFDAAAIRTRAEVAITVALEVGREAARFRRDSNSGTLAVENKGLQDFVTIADRKAEQAIRDGLLSRFPGDTFMGEESGGRSGEGGTWVVDPIDGTTNYIRGFRHWAVSIAFVAGGRVEIGVVYDATEDKVFHAVRGGGAFKDGIPVHAAATADPANALVILGHSRKTSFDDHLALSKRLHERGMDYRRTGAAAIDLVRVAEGAADLYYERHLNAWDMLAGALIAEEAGAMVAMPDVDRLLADGGPVIAHAPGLAGEFAFILDIEGLTPNG
- a CDS encoding pyridoxal-phosphate-dependent aminotransferase family protein, producing the protein MSDLGWNPLHGAPSYPPERYAVLADRIGSILRSRNDILLVQAEAVVALEAVAASLSRPGLAAVNIVTSLYGGWFGQWLRRGGVAVKDIIAEPGRPVETEAIAKALDAGPPFDVLALVHAESASGILNPLPEILALARARGIVTVVDAVASIGGHRLDVDDLGIDIAVIGPQKALGGPAGVSALSVSRRAWDLILSDGAPRDSILSLADLKSWIDGDRRALPGTPAPLEFFALETALDRIEAEGLENVIARHALAASATRAGLAALGMGVWAPVANASSLVTAVPVPKALAPDALIATAGRLGVELTEGVGTAPAHLLRLNHTGPRAAFQTVLSNVVAYGAALRQAGHPCDIAAAAEAISTAYSP
- a CDS encoding glycerophosphodiester phosphodiesterase, whose product is MTRDFRAFFERYGWPSGKGRLPFCIGHRGASGHERENTIAAFRRAAELGAEMWELDTQLTRDGVVVVSHDDHLERVFGIDRRISEMTAAELAALDGVDVPSFSEVAALGRETGTGLYVELKAPGTGLLCWRHLAETNQRFACLGSFDTAQVRELRAAACDFPLSVLIRVGHDPHALGDEAGADILHLCWERAGERPQDLVTEALMHRAFEGGREIVLWHEERRTILNDIMKLPVLGICTDLPDLMRPSAVEEKAVGRQG